In Dasypus novemcinctus isolate mDasNov1 chromosome 10, mDasNov1.1.hap2, whole genome shotgun sequence, one DNA window encodes the following:
- the LOC101442877 gene encoding LOW QUALITY PROTEIN: olfactory receptor 51A4-like (The sequence of the model RefSeq protein was modified relative to this genomic sequence to represent the inferred CDS: inserted 1 base in 1 codon), with protein sequence MLQFQAPAAANDDSVQTRVQWIASPDWHCSVVPVSTMHQAESSTLFLTGIPGMEQAHIWISIPICLMYLVAVLGNILFCIKTESSPHKPMYYFLFMLAFSDLGLSIPSLPIMLRVFIFNTTRISSNTSFAQEFSIHVFLSMESFVLLIISVHHFIAIYNPLGYTAILTSTRVIKIGFSLAGISVLFSLPFPFILKRLKXCRKSLLCHSYCLQQDVMKLACFDNRVNIIYRFFVTLTGMLVFLCISMSYMLILKIVLHITSHKGLLKVLNTCACHICAVHIYTHIIILAVLHWFTKNVSIVIRIIIADICLLVPPLMNPTVYSVKNQQIRNLIQWKLCQKQD encoded by the exons atgttgcagtttcaagctcctgcagcagccaatgatgactcagtacagacAAGGGTACAATGGATAGcgtctccagactggcactgttccgtAGTGCCAgtgagcactatgcaccaggctg AAAGCTCTACCTTGTTCCTGACTGGGATTCCAGGGATGGAACAAGCTCACATTTGGATCTCCATCCCCATTTGCCTCATGTACCTCGTTGCCGTCTTAGGGAACATTCTCTTTTGCATCAAAACAGAAAGTTCTCCCCATAAGCCAATGTATTATTTCCTGTTCATGTTAGCATTTTCTGACCTGGGTTTGTCCATCCCCTCACTTCCAATTATGCTAAGAGTCTTCATATTCAATACTACAAGAATTTCCTCTAATACCAGCTTTGCACAAGAGTTTTCTATTCACGTATTCTTATCTATGGAGTCATTTGTACTTCTTATCAtatctgttcatcattttatagCCATCTATAACCCTTTGGGATATACTG CTATCCTTACCAGTACGAGAGTCATTAAGATTGGTTTTTCACTGGCTGGAATAAGTGTGTtattttccctccctttcccttttaTTCTTAAGAGGTTGA TTTGCAGGAAAAGCCTTTTGTGCCACTCCTACTGCCTGCAGCAGGACGTCATGAAACTGGCCTGTTTTGACAACAGGGTCAATATAATCTACAGATTTTTTGTGACTCTTACAGGTATGTTAGTCTTCCTGTGCATTTCTATGTCCTACATGCTGATTCTGAAAATTGTTCTGCACATTACCTCACACAAGGGTCTCCTAAAGGTCCTCAACACTTGCGCATGCCACATCTGTGCTGTCCATATCTATACACATATTATCATCTTGGCTGTCCTCCACTGGTTTACCAAAAATGTATCTATAGTTATTAGAATCATTATTGCTGATATCTGCCTTCTCGTTCCCCCTCTAATGAATCCCACTGTGTACTCTGTTAAAAACCAACAGATTAGAAATCTGATCCAGTGGAAATTATGCCAGAAACAGGATTAA